The Lutra lutra chromosome 15, mLutLut1.2, whole genome shotgun sequence genome includes a region encoding these proteins:
- the LOC125085676 gene encoding eukaryotic translation initiation factor 4E → MATVEPETTPTPNPPPTEEEKTESNQEVANPEHYIKHPLQNRWALWFFKNDKSKTWQANLRLISKFDTVEDFWALYNHIQLSSNLMPGCDYSLFKDGIEPMWEDEKNKRGGRWLITLNKQQRRSDLDRFWLETLLCLIGESFDDYSDDVCGAVVNVRAKGDKIAIWTTECENREAVTHIGRVYKERLGLPPKIVIGYQSHADTATKSGSTTKNRFVV, encoded by the coding sequence ATGGCGACTGTGGAACCGGAAACCACCCCTACTCCTAATCCCCCGcctacagaagaggagaaaacagaatctAATCAGGAGGTTGCTAACCCAGAACACTATATTAAACATCCTTTACAGAACAGATGGGCactctggttttttaaaaatgataaaagcaaaaCTTGGCAAGCAAACCTTCGGCTGATCTCTAAGTTTGATACTGTTGAAGACTTTTGGGCTCTGTACAACCACATCCAGTTGTCTAGTAATTTAATGCCTGGCTGTGACTACTCACTTTTTAAGGATGGTATTGAGCCTATGTGggaagatgagaaaaacaaacgaGGAGGACGATGGCTAATTACATTGAACAAGCAGCAGAGACGAAGTGACCTGGATCGCTTTTGGCTAGAGACACTGCTGTGCCTTATTGGAGAATCTTTTGATGACTACAGTGATGATGTATGTGGAGCTGTTGTTAATGTTAGAGCTAAAGGTGATAAGATAGCAATATGGACTACTGAATGTGAAAACAGAGAGGCTGTTACACATATAGGGAGGGTATACAAGGAAAGGTTAGGACTTCCTCCAAAGATAGTGATTGGTTATCAGTCCCATGCAGACACAGCTACTAAGAGCGGCTCCACCACTAAAAATAGGTTTGTTGTTTAA